From a region of the [Eubacterium] eligens ATCC 27750 genome:
- the cls gene encoding cardiolipin synthase → MDNRKHMRTEKKTAVKNSFGRLLATGIFVLIQVAWLAYLLLYFYRDYAWISLLSTFIAIILVLKIYGTSTNSAMKMPWIIVILAFPILGILIYLLFGRSIVTRAVKKRFNSIEESYKKSLSQDENILKEVKDKDIYIYNQFHYLSDHEGYPVYKNTDIEFYSIGEEGLEAQLTELEKAEKFIFMEYHAIEEASSFDRIKDVLIKKAAAGVEVRLFYDDVGSIFFLNKDFIKEMRANGIDCRVFNPIKLAFNMFMNNRDHRKITVIDGKVGFTGGYNLADEYFNITHPYGEWKDTGLKLTGDAVKTLTMLFLSMWNSIKKTDEPQDDYVKYIKASDYGYKAVNNNQYVVPYADSPLNNNRVAENVYLNIIKSAKHYLYITTPYLLITEEMSRELAMAAMRGVDVRIVTPGIPDKKLTYSLTRSYYADLVRYGVRIYEYTPGFIHAKQWVSDGEVSVVGTINMDFRSLYLHFENAAYVYGRETAADILNDFYNIFRRSEEVTDKYINKPRILRIGQCILRLVAPLF, encoded by the coding sequence ATGGATAATCGCAAGCATATGAGAACCGAAAAGAAAACAGCCGTAAAAAACAGTTTTGGACGGCTTCTGGCTACAGGTATATTTGTACTTATCCAGGTTGCGTGGCTGGCTTATCTTTTATTATATTTTTACAGGGACTACGCATGGATTTCATTATTAAGCACATTTATTGCAATTATTCTTGTGCTTAAGATATACGGAACATCTACTAATTCAGCCATGAAAATGCCATGGATAATTGTAATTCTTGCATTTCCTATACTTGGTATACTTATTTATCTGCTTTTTGGACGTTCCATTGTTACAAGGGCGGTAAAGAAAAGGTTCAATTCAATAGAAGAATCCTATAAAAAATCTCTTTCTCAGGATGAAAACATTCTTAAAGAGGTTAAAGATAAGGATATCTATATATATAACCAGTTCCATTATCTTAGTGATCATGAAGGATATCCTGTATATAAGAATACAGATATTGAATTTTATTCTATAGGTGAAGAAGGCCTTGAAGCACAGCTTACAGAACTTGAAAAAGCTGAGAAGTTCATATTTATGGAATATCACGCTATTGAAGAGGCTTCCAGCTTTGACAGAATTAAGGACGTTCTTATAAAAAAAGCTGCTGCAGGCGTTGAAGTCCGTTTATTCTATGATGATGTAGGAAGTATCTTCTTCCTTAACAAGGATTTCATCAAGGAAATGCGTGCAAATGGCATTGACTGCCGTGTATTTAATCCAATCAAGCTTGCATTTAACATGTTCATGAATAACCGTGATCACAGAAAAATTACCGTAATTGACGGTAAGGTCGGATTCACTGGAGGTTATAATCTTGCTGACGAGTACTTTAACATAACACACCCATATGGGGAGTGGAAGGATACCGGTCTTAAACTGACCGGCGATGCCGTTAAGACTCTTACAATGCTGTTTCTTTCTATGTGGAACTCTATTAAGAAAACAGATGAGCCTCAGGATGATTATGTCAAATATATTAAAGCCTCTGACTATGGCTACAAGGCTGTTAATAATAATCAGTATGTTGTTCCTTACGCTGACAGTCCACTTAATAACAACAGGGTTGCTGAAAATGTTTATCTTAATATTATTAAGAGTGCCAAGCATTATCTTTACATTACAACACCATATCTGCTTATTACAGAAGAGATGTCCAGAGAGCTTGCAATGGCAGCAATGAGAGGTGTTGATGTTAGAATTGTAACACCTGGTATTCCTGATAAGAAGCTTACTTACAGCCTCACAAGATCATATTATGCAGATCTCGTAAGATACGGCGTAAGAATATACGAATACACACCGGGCTTCATTCATGCAAAACAGTGGGTAAGCGATGGAGAAGTATCTGTTGTAGGCACAATCAATATGGACTTCAGAAGTCTTTACCTTCACTTTGAAAATGCCGCGTATGTATATGGCAGGGAAACTGCTGCCGACATACTTAATGATTTCTACAACATTTTCAGAAGAAGTGAGGAAGTAACCGACAAGTACATCAATAAGCCGAGAATCTTGAGAATCGGACAATGTATATTAAGACTGGTTGCACCTTTGTTCTAA
- a CDS encoding NUDIX hydrolase translates to MREETVTVKIDHPLGSTDEDNPSVVYPINCGYVDVERTAGFSELDKQRVYLLGVDVAVDEYIGELIAVARRRDDPETVWIIAPENISYTIQQIEEMIYFEEQYYDSFVEIVDEELWDAYDENEKLLGFDLKRSQAKSLPDGVYHVIVNVYTMTKDGKLLTTERSRNKTYPLKWEVTGGSILKGETAAEGAVRELYEETGIKISTEDLIVLYSYVDKPKHAIYHSYLNLIEKEVHVTLQEGETMDYMYVPYKEFDELVNSDRFVPSEQRRYKNQAVFTMLSRFIPDSAAST, encoded by the coding sequence ATGAGAGAAGAAACTGTAACCGTGAAAATCGACCACCCATTAGGTAGCACTGATGAAGATAACCCCTCGGTGGTCTATCCTATTAATTGTGGCTATGTAGATGTCGAAAGAACAGCCGGATTTTCTGAGCTTGATAAACAGAGAGTTTATCTGTTAGGTGTAGATGTTGCCGTTGATGAATATATCGGAGAGCTTATTGCTGTAGCAAGACGCCGTGATGATCCTGAAACTGTCTGGATAATTGCACCTGAAAATATATCTTACACAATCCAGCAAATTGAAGAAATGATATATTTCGAAGAGCAGTATTACGACAGTTTTGTTGAAATAGTTGACGAGGAATTATGGGATGCCTATGATGAGAATGAAAAGCTGTTAGGTTTCGATTTAAAAAGAAGCCAGGCAAAATCTTTACCTGATGGGGTATATCATGTCATTGTCAATGTCTATACTATGACTAAGGATGGTAAGCTTCTTACGACAGAACGTTCACGAAATAAAACATACCCTCTTAAGTGGGAAGTTACAGGTGGTTCTATACTTAAAGGTGAAACAGCGGCTGAAGGTGCGGTTCGTGAGTTATATGAAGAGACTGGCATTAAGATTTCTACTGAAGACCTCATTGTACTCTACAGCTATGTGGATAAGCCTAAACATGCCATATATCACAGTTACCTTAATTTAATAGAAAAAGAAGTCCATGTTACCCTTCAGGAAGGAGAAACCATGGACTACATGTATGTTCCGTATAAGGAATTTGATGAGCTTGTTAATTCTGACAGATTCGTTCCATCAGAACAGCGACGCTATAAGAATCAGGCCGTCTTTACGATGCTTTCACGATTCATTCCTGATTCAGCGGCTTCTACATAA
- a CDS encoding DegV family protein, producing MLRIIADSTCDISKEDARKMGIQIVPISVRFGDEEFLDGVEITHEEFYTRLAECDELPKTSQPSPDAFMKVFNEAVADGDDVLGIFISSDLSGTYQSACLAALDVEEETGKKLYMVDSRSASIGTALLIREAVKLRDAGVNVSDIATACTEMSKYIKLTAVVGSLKYLKMGGRLSGAAAFAGTMLHITPVVSIEDGKVVVIGKTRGKKAAEKLMHDKLTKDGLSLTRDFMFGHINCSESLETFINKSLTYISDVNGNVCVSSIGCSVGTHVGPGTYGIAYVEAAESGMNRESIVKTA from the coding sequence ATGTTAAGAATTATTGCTGACAGCACATGTGATATATCTAAAGAAGATGCAAGAAAGATGGGGATTCAGATTGTTCCAATATCTGTAAGGTTTGGGGATGAAGAATTCTTAGATGGAGTTGAGATAACACATGAGGAATTTTATACAAGACTTGCTGAATGTGATGAATTACCTAAGACTTCACAGCCAAGCCCTGATGCATTCATGAAAGTATTTAATGAAGCTGTTGCTGACGGGGATGATGTACTAGGAATATTCATATCTTCTGATTTATCAGGAACATATCAGAGTGCCTGCCTTGCTGCTTTAGACGTTGAAGAAGAAACAGGAAAGAAATTATACATGGTAGATTCAAGAAGTGCATCAATTGGAACTGCCCTTCTAATCAGAGAAGCCGTCAAGTTAAGAGATGCCGGTGTAAATGTATCTGATATCGCTACTGCATGTACAGAGATGTCAAAATACATCAAGCTTACAGCTGTTGTCGGCTCGCTTAAATATCTTAAAATGGGAGGCAGACTTTCAGGAGCGGCTGCATTTGCAGGAACAATGCTTCATATAACACCGGTTGTAAGTATTGAAGATGGAAAAGTTGTTGTGATTGGAAAAACAAGAGGAAAAAAAGCAGCTGAAAAACTTATGCATGATAAGCTCACCAAAGACGGATTAAGTCTTACAAGAGATTTCATGTTTGGTCATATCAACTGCTCTGAATCCTTAGAAACATTTATTAATAAGAGTCTTACTTATATATCTGATGTTAATGGAAATGTTTGTGTAAGCTCTATTGGCTGTTCTGTTGGAACTCATGTAGGTCCAGGAACATATGGAATTGCTTATGTAGAAGCCGCTGAATCAGGAATGAATCGTGAAAGCATCGTAAAGACGGCCTGA
- a CDS encoding MBL fold metallo-hydrolase, protein MNITKLVLGACSTNVYIVSSNKKNAILIDPADNAAEIIKTIEENGLCLKYIFITHGHTDHILALKEVKEYFNVPVIISKIDAGRLEDEELINERPYVKIPYKAVKADILICEDDIINLDELSFSFLGMPGHTDGSMAIIVNDNIFSGDTIMFEKHGKTSLPGGNEKLLISSIEKMMNTLIGDYKIYPGHRQETSLDYERKCRLSTVITGY, encoded by the coding sequence ATGAATATTACAAAACTAGTATTGGGTGCATGCAGCACAAATGTATATATTGTTTCTTCGAATAAGAAAAATGCAATTCTGATTGACCCAGCAGATAATGCTGCTGAAATTATTAAAACAATTGAAGAAAATGGATTGTGTCTTAAATACATTTTTATAACACATGGTCATACAGATCATATTTTAGCATTAAAAGAAGTGAAAGAATATTTTAATGTACCTGTTATTATATCTAAAATTGATGCCGGACGACTTGAAGACGAAGAACTCATTAATGAAAGACCTTATGTTAAAATACCTTATAAAGCTGTAAAAGCCGATATATTAATTTGTGAAGACGATATAATTAATCTTGATGAGTTATCATTTTCTTTCTTAGGTATGCCAGGACATACAGACGGTTCAATGGCAATCATTGTTAATGATAATATTTTCTCTGGTGACACCATTATGTTTGAAAAACATGGTAAAACTTCTTTACCTGGCGGAAATGAGAAATTACTTATTTCATCAATAGAAAAAATGATGAACACTTTAATTGGCGATTATAAAATATACCCTGGTCATAGACAAGAGACATCTCTTGATTATGAACGTAAGTGCAGACTAAGTACTGTTATTACAGGTTATTAA
- a CDS encoding MATE family efflux transporter — protein MAKDLTQGRIMPMLIKFTIPLILGNIFQLTYNAVDSIIVGRFVGKEALAAVGICNPITTLIILFLNGLCMGASILMGNYFGGKKMDTLSRQISTTMISGMIFSLALTLIAIVFTRPILMLVQVDRSIMTLTTQYLRIIMLGLIFTFLYNFFSSTLRALGDSATPLYFLIISAVLNVFGDLFFVVVLKAGSNGCAVATVVSEALCCVFCMIYIKFKVPILCLGKKWLVFDRSLLKKTISYGWASAMQQATVQLGKIGIQAIINTMGVSVSAAFAVVNRIDDYAYTPEQNIAHGMTAMMAQNKGAGRDDRVIKGFKAGIILEIIYGIFIFFVCFVFAGPLMKLFTSDTEVIRHGVIYLKLISIMYILPAITNGIQGYFRGIGDLKITLLSSFINMGVRVLAAIPLVFALGMGIEALPFSYLAGWIGMLIAEVPLLVKNYRAYIKSIN, from the coding sequence ATGGCAAAAGATTTAACTCAGGGCAGAATTATGCCTATGTTAATTAAATTCACAATTCCACTTATACTAGGAAATATATTTCAGCTTACTTATAATGCGGTTGACTCTATTATTGTCGGAAGATTTGTTGGAAAAGAAGCACTGGCTGCTGTTGGAATATGCAATCCAATAACTACACTCATTATTCTTTTCCTTAACGGATTATGTATGGGTGCAAGTATTCTTATGGGTAATTATTTCGGCGGTAAGAAAATGGACACACTTTCCCGCCAGATAAGTACAACTATGATATCAGGTATGATATTCTCACTTGCACTTACACTGATTGCAATAGTATTTACAAGACCTATTCTTATGCTTGTTCAGGTTGACAGATCAATTATGACACTTACAACCCAGTACTTAAGAATAATCATGTTAGGACTCATCTTCACATTCCTTTATAACTTTTTCTCAAGCACTTTAAGGGCATTGGGAGATAGTGCAACACCACTGTATTTCCTTATCATAAGTGCAGTTTTAAATGTATTTGGTGACCTTTTCTTTGTTGTTGTCCTGAAAGCCGGCAGCAACGGATGTGCAGTTGCAACTGTAGTAAGCGAGGCTCTCTGCTGTGTATTCTGCATGATATATATTAAATTCAAAGTACCGATTCTGTGTCTTGGCAAGAAGTGGCTTGTATTTGACCGCTCACTGCTTAAGAAAACTATAAGCTACGGCTGGGCATCTGCTATGCAGCAGGCTACTGTACAGCTTGGTAAAATAGGAATACAGGCTATTATTAACACTATGGGCGTTTCGGTTTCAGCCGCATTTGCAGTAGTAAACAGAATTGATGACTATGCATATACACCCGAGCAGAATATTGCACACGGAATGACAGCAATGATGGCACAGAACAAAGGCGCTGGAAGAGACGACAGAGTAATCAAAGGCTTTAAAGCCGGTATTATTCTTGAGATAATATATGGAATCTTCATATTCTTTGTATGTTTCGTATTTGCAGGACCACTTATGAAGCTGTTCACTTCGGATACTGAGGTTATAAGACACGGTGTAATCTACCTTAAGCTTATCTCTATAATGTACATACTTCCTGCCATCACTAATGGTATTCAGGGATATTTCAGAGGAATCGGCGACTTAAAGATTACACTGCTTTCAAGCTTTATCAATATGGGTGTCCGCGTGCTTGCCGCAATTCCACTTGTATTTGCGTTAGGCATGGGAATAGAAGCACTTCCTTTCTCTTATCTTGCAGGCTGGATTGGCATGCTTATTGCGGAAGTGCCATTGCTTGTTAAGAATTACAGGGCATATATTAAAAGTATAAATTAA
- the thiE gene encoding thiamine phosphate synthase gives MIRKEQLRLYAITDTSWLNGASLIDVVENVLKNGATFLQLREKNATHEEIVAKAKAIKPITRKYGIPFVIDDDVQAALEADADGVHIGQSDTDYMTARSILGDNKIIGMTAKTVEQAKEAEKLGADYIGTGAVFGSSTKKDAVYMPRERLIEVAGSVNIPVVAIGGIDYDNCGELAGTGVDGIAVVSAIFAADDPGLATKELYLKTGRVFNYHRDFIFDMDGTILDSMPYWRNVSKEYAMQYVDKLPDDFDERTYVMDLDECSAYFRDELGISTDAATMRQTAVDIMTRHYSTDIPAKDGMLELIRREHEAGSDMCIFTSSDRGCVDAALNRLGITDCFNNIFTVYDIPYNKKNPESYKLIAEKMHFKPEDTWVYEDVLHGIESAKQGGFKICAVYDEDSKKHWNEICAFADEIRDIRND, from the coding sequence ATGATTAGAAAAGAACAGCTGCGTCTATACGCAATCACAGATACAAGCTGGCTTAACGGAGCCAGTCTCATTGATGTTGTTGAAAATGTATTAAAAAATGGAGCAACATTTTTACAATTAAGAGAAAAGAATGCGACACATGAAGAAATTGTTGCAAAAGCAAAAGCAATTAAGCCAATTACACGAAAATATGGTATTCCATTCGTTATTGATGATGATGTGCAGGCGGCACTTGAAGCTGACGCTGACGGAGTACATATCGGACAGAGTGACACTGACTATATGACTGCAAGAAGTATTCTTGGAGATAATAAGATTATCGGCATGACCGCCAAGACAGTAGAACAAGCGAAAGAAGCCGAAAAACTTGGTGCAGATTATATCGGAACCGGTGCTGTATTTGGCTCAAGTACCAAAAAGGATGCTGTATACATGCCTCGTGAGCGACTGATTGAGGTTGCAGGTTCAGTTAATATCCCTGTCGTTGCAATCGGCGGTATTGATTACGACAACTGCGGTGAGCTTGCAGGCACTGGTGTTGACGGGATTGCTGTTGTTTCAGCTATATTTGCCGCTGATGATCCTGGACTTGCTACGAAAGAGCTTTACTTAAAGACTGGCCGTGTATTTAATTATCACAGGGATTTCATATTTGACATGGACGGAACTATTCTTGATTCTATGCCTTACTGGAGAAATGTTTCCAAGGAATACGCCATGCAGTATGTTGATAAGTTACCTGACGACTTTGACGAGCGTACTTATGTAATGGACCTTGATGAATGTTCTGCTTATTTCCGTGATGAATTAGGCATAAGCACCGATGCAGCAACTATGCGACAGACCGCCGTGGATATTATGACAAGACACTACAGCACAGATATTCCGGCTAAAGACGGAATGCTTGAATTAATCAGACGTGAGCATGAAGCTGGATCTGACATGTGCATATTTACAAGCTCTGACAGAGGCTGTGTTGACGCTGCACTTAACCGTCTTGGAATAACTGACTGTTTTAACAACATTTTTACAGTATATGACATTCCATATAATAAAAAGAATCCGGAAAGCTACAAGCTTATCGCTGAAAAAATGCATTTTAAACCGGAAGATACATGGGTATATGAAGATGTTCTTCACGGCATTGAATCTGCCAAACAGGGTGGATTTAAGATATGTGCTGTATATGATGAGGATTCTAAGAAGCATTGGAACGAAATCTGCGCATTTGCAGACGAAATAAGAGATATAAGAAATGATTGA
- the mnmA gene encoding tRNA 2-thiouridine(34) synthase MnmA: MKKKVVVGMSGGVDSSVAAYLLKEQGYDVIGVTMQIWQDDATEAAENGCCGISAVDDARRVAGQLDIPYYVMNFKNEFKCNVIDYFVDEYKKGRTPNPCIACNRYVKWESLLKRSLEIGADYIATGHYARIHQLPNGRYTICNSVTARKDQTYALYNLTQEQLSHTLLPIGDYTKDQVREIASKIGITVAKKPDSMEICFIPDNDYAGFIKRETGYTSVPGNFIDVNGNVIGRHQGIIHYTVGQRKGLGLALGKPAFVVAIRPETNEVVIGDNSDVFSPKLYANNLNFMSIPSLEGEMRAKGKIRYSHEGAMCTIRMFDENTLECTFDEPVRAVTPGQALVLYDGDNVLGGGTII, translated from the coding sequence ATGAAGAAAAAAGTTGTTGTCGGCATGTCAGGGGGCGTTGATTCCTCTGTTGCCGCTTATCTATTAAAGGAACAGGGCTATGATGTAATAGGTGTGACTATGCAGATATGGCAGGACGATGCAACAGAAGCCGCTGAGAACGGCTGCTGCGGTATCAGCGCTGTTGATGATGCAAGGCGTGTTGCAGGTCAGCTTGACATCCCATATTATGTAATGAATTTTAAGAATGAGTTCAAATGTAATGTAATCGACTATTTTGTTGATGAATATAAAAAAGGCCGTACACCTAATCCATGTATCGCCTGCAACCGTTATGTAAAGTGGGAATCTCTTCTTAAGAGAAGTCTTGAAATAGGAGCAGATTACATTGCAACAGGACACTATGCAAGAATCCACCAGCTTCCTAATGGCAGATACACTATATGCAATTCAGTAACTGCCAGGAAAGACCAGACCTACGCCCTTTATAATCTTACACAGGAACAGTTATCACACACACTTCTTCCTATTGGTGACTATACTAAGGATCAGGTCCGTGAAATTGCATCTAAGATTGGTATCACTGTTGCCAAGAAGCCTGACAGTATGGAAATATGCTTTATTCCTGATAATGACTATGCAGGCTTTATAAAACGTGAAACAGGCTATACTTCTGTTCCCGGTAATTTCATTGACGTTAATGGCAATGTAATCGGAAGACATCAGGGTATCATACACTACACAGTTGGTCAGAGAAAAGGTCTTGGACTTGCTCTTGGAAAGCCGGCATTTGTTGTTGCTATACGCCCTGAAACCAACGAGGTTGTAATCGGTGATAATTCAGATGTGTTCTCACCTAAGCTTTATGCCAACAACCTTAATTTCATGTCGATACCTTCACTTGAAGGTGAAATGCGTGCCAAAGGTAAAATCCGTTACAGCCATGAGGGTGCTATGTGTACTATAAGAATGTTTGATGAGAATACTCTTGAATGTACATTTGACGAGCCTGTTCGTGCCGTAACACCAGGTCAGGCGCTTGTATTATATGACGGGGACAATGTACTTGGCGGTGGAACTATTATTTAA
- a CDS encoding cysteine desulfurase family protein, translating into MEKLIYMDNAATTSTAPEVVSAMLPFFTEYYGNPSSVYNFAQKSKMAIEDAREIIADSIGAAKSNEIYFTGGGSESDNWALKSAAFGLRDKGNHIITTKIEHHAILNTCAYLEKNGFEITYLDVDSEGFVSLEDVENAITDKTILISVMFANNEIGTIEPVCEIGEIAHKHGILFHTDAVQAMCHVPINVTEMNIDLLSASAHKFHGPKGVGFMYMKNSAKLEPFIHGGAQERARRAGTSNVPGIVGMGKAVKLALDTLDKDTHTIINMRNYIVNRILGEIPDITFDGPCIDANAEINAVSAGMPMCSLKRLPSNMHFCFKDVSGDSLLIMLDMNGICASSGSACAAGSIDPSHVLLAIGRSKGETKGALRLSIDKDLTKEDADYAIDALKAAVARLRG; encoded by the coding sequence ATGGAAAAACTTATATATATGGATAACGCAGCAACTACATCAACCGCACCAGAGGTTGTGTCTGCAATGCTTCCATTCTTTACTGAATATTATGGCAATCCTTCTTCTGTATATAATTTTGCCCAGAAAAGCAAGATGGCTATTGAAGATGCAAGGGAAATTATAGCTGACAGTATTGGCGCTGCTAAAAGCAATGAAATATATTTTACAGGCGGTGGAAGCGAGTCTGATAACTGGGCTTTAAAGTCTGCTGCATTCGGACTTAGAGATAAAGGCAACCACATTATAACAACTAAAATAGAGCATCATGCAATTCTTAATACATGTGCATATCTTGAAAAGAATGGATTCGAGATAACTTACCTTGATGTTGACAGCGAGGGCTTTGTTTCATTAGAAGATGTCGAGAATGCCATCACTGACAAAACAATTCTTATAAGTGTTATGTTTGCCAACAATGAAATCGGAACAATTGAACCTGTCTGTGAAATAGGTGAGATTGCACATAAGCATGGCATTCTTTTTCACACTGATGCAGTTCAGGCTATGTGTCATGTCCCAATTAATGTCACAGAGATGAATATTGACCTGTTAAGTGCAAGCGCACACAAGTTCCACGGTCCTAAAGGCGTCGGTTTCATGTACATGAAGAATTCTGCCAAGTTAGAGCCTTTCATACATGGTGGCGCACAGGAGCGTGCAAGACGCGCCGGAACAAGCAATGTTCCAGGCATTGTCGGCATGGGAAAGGCTGTAAAGCTTGCCTTAGATACACTTGATAAAGATACACATACAATTATTAATATGCGTAATTATATTGTTAACAGGATTCTTGGTGAGATTCCTGACATTACTTTTGATGGACCTTGTATTGATGCTAATGCCGAAATCAATGCTGTTTCGGCAGGTATGCCCATGTGCAGCCTGAAGCGTCTTCCGTCTAATATGCATTTCTGCTTTAAAGATGTTTCAGGTGATTCTTTACTTATTATGCTTGACATGAACGGTATATGTGCATCCAGCGGTTCAGCATGTGCTGCAGGCTCAATCGACCCTTCACATGTGCTTCTTGCTATCGGACGAAGCAAAGGTGAAACTAAAGGTGCTTTAAGATTAAGCATAGATAAGGATTTAACCAAGGAAGATGCTGACTATGCAATAGATGCGCTGAAAGCCGCTGTTGCGAGGCTGCGTGGATAA
- a CDS encoding O-acetylhomoserine aminocarboxypropyltransferase/cysteine synthase family protein: protein MAKKSYSERNLKFETLQLHVGQEQPDPVTDARAVPIYLTSSYVFHNSQHAADRFGLKDAGNIYGRLTNPTEDVFEKRIAALEGGVAALAVGSGAAALAYAFQALAHAGDHIVAAKNIYGGTYNLLAHTLPDYGIEATFVDPFDYDAIEAAIKPNTKAVQIETLGNPNSEVVDIERIAKIAHAHNIPLVVDNTFATPYLVRPIEYGADIVIHSATKFIGGHGTTLGGVIVDSGKFDWVGAADKFPWLVEPNVSYHGVSFAKDTAPAAFVTYIRAILLRDTGATISPVHSFIFLQGLETLSLRVERHVENALKVVQYLKDQPLVEKVNHPSISTNEEQQALYKKYFPNGGGSIFTFEIKGGAAQAQKFIDNLELFSLLANVADVKSLAIHPASTTHSECNEAELLDQGIKPNTIRLSIGTENIDDIIEDLDEAFKALQ, encoded by the coding sequence ATGGCAAAGAAATCTTACTCTGAAAGAAATTTAAAGTTTGAAACATTACAGCTTCATGTAGGACAGGAACAGCCTGATCCGGTAACAGATGCTAGAGCAGTACCTATTTACCTTACATCATCATATGTATTCCATAACAGCCAGCATGCTGCTGACAGATTTGGTCTTAAGGATGCAGGTAACATCTACGGACGTCTTACTAATCCAACAGAGGATGTATTTGAAAAAAGAATCGCAGCACTTGAAGGTGGTGTAGCAGCACTTGCTGTTGGTTCTGGTGCAGCAGCTTTAGCTTATGCTTTCCAGGCACTTGCTCATGCAGGAGATCACATTGTAGCAGCTAAGAATATCTACGGCGGAACATATAACCTTCTTGCACATACACTTCCAGATTACGGAATTGAAGCTACATTCGTAGATCCTTTTGATTATGATGCTATTGAAGCAGCAATCAAGCCTAATACTAAGGCTGTTCAGATTGAAACACTCGGAAATCCTAATTCAGAAGTTGTTGATATTGAAAGAATTGCTAAGATTGCACATGCACACAACATCCCACTTGTTGTTGATAACACATTTGCAACACCTTACCTTGTAAGACCTATCGAATACGGTGCAGATATCGTTATCCATTCAGCTACAAAGTTCATCGGTGGTCACGGTACAACACTTGGCGGTGTAATCGTTGATAGTGGTAAGTTTGACTGGGTAGGAGCAGCTGATAAGTTCCCATGGCTTGTTGAGCCAAATGTATCATACCACGGTGTAAGCTTTGCAAAGGATACAGCACCTGCTGCATTCGTTACATATATCAGAGCTATCCTTCTTCGTGATACAGGAGCTACAATTTCTCCAGTTCATTCATTCATCTTCCTTCAGGGACTTGAAACATTATCACTCAGAGTTGAGAGACATGTAGAGAACGCATTAAAGGTTGTTCAGTACTTAAAGGATCAGCCATTAGTTGAGAAGGTAAATCATCCTTCAATCTCTACTAACGAAGAACAGCAGGCTCTTTATAAGAAGTACTTCCCTAACGGCGGTGGTTCAATCTTTACATTTGAAATCAAAGGCGGTGCTGCCCAAGCACAGAAGTTCATTGATAACCTTGAGTTATTCTCACTTCTTGCTAATGTTGCCGATGTTAAGTCATTAGCAATCCACCCGGCAAGCACAACTCATTCAGAGTGCAACGAAGCTGAGCTTCTTGATCAGGGAATCAAGCCTAACACAATCAGACTTTCAATTGGTACAGAGAATATTGATGATATCATTGAAGATCTTGATGAAGCATTCAAGGCTTTACAATAA